A stretch of DNA from Noviherbaspirillum sedimenti:
AACACCAGCACCTGGAACCAGTTTTTTTCCTTGATCAGGTGGGCCAGCAGCGCATGCTTGCGGTTGCGGTCGACCGGATGGATCTTTTGCGTAACGATATCGGCGGTGGCGTTGCGGCGCGCCACTTCGATCATTGCCGGGTTATCCAGCAGGCGATCGGTCAGCGCCTTGATCTCGTCGGAGAAGGTGGCGGAGAACAGCAGGTTCTGGCGCTTCTTCGGCAGCAATGCGAGCACGCGCTTGATGTCATGGATGAAGCCCATGTCGAGCATGCGGTCGGCTTCGTCCAGCACCAGGATTTCCACCTGGTCGAGCTTCATGGTGCCTTGCTGAAGATGGTCGAGCAGGCGGCCGGGGGTGGCGACCAGGATATCGACGCCTTGCTTCAACAGGGTTACTTGCGGGTTGATGTTGACGCCGCCAAAGATGACCGCCGAATTCAGCTTCACATATTTGCCGTAGGTTTTGACGCTGTCGCCAATCTGCGCTGCGAGTTCGCGCGTCGGCGTGAGCACCAGTGCGCGGATCGGGCGCCTGGCGCCTTCCGCCCGGCTCACGGCAGACAGGCGATGCAGGATCGGCAGGGTAAAGCCGGCGGTCTTGCCGGTGCCGGTCTGGGCGCCCGCCAGCAGATCGCCGCCGGCGAGTACCGCGGGGATGGCTTGCTGCTGGATCGGGGTGGGCGTGGTGTAGCCGTATTCGGTAACGGCACGAACGATCGCCTCGGACAAGCCGAGCTGGGAAAATGACATGTGGATTCTTGAGTTTTATCGGCCTGTCGCCTGATATGAAGGCGCCAGTCGCAGGCAAACGGGTTGGACTACGGAGAGTCTAGGGACAGCGGCAGGTTGACTGGAATACAGCCGCAAAAATCAGTATAACAGTCATTGTCCGGTGACGCTTGCTCGCTTCTTGTTGCTGGTAATCAAGTCTTTCGAAGCCGGCAAGGACGGTACTAATCGGGTATTGCAAATGATAATAATTATCATTTATAATTAGCCTGCTTTTAACTGATTTTATTCCGCCATTTCCAAGCCAGCCAACCGGGTTTTGTCATTTTTATCCGACTAGCCAGCCACCTCATTGCCTGCTCACTGTGATGCGGGCATTGATCACTGATTAACAAGGATAACCATGAACCGACGTTTCACCCCGGTCGCAGCTGCGATGATGGCTGCGTTTGCAACCCCTGTATTGTTTCAGCAACCAGCTTTTGCCCAAGCGGCACAACAAACGAACTCCCTGCCGGAAGTGGTCGTGCGCGACAACGCCGCTGGCGAGGATTACGCGCCGGCGCGCAGCTCGATCGGCGGCGCGACGCCCGCCCTGATCCGCGACATTCCGCAATCGGTCACGGTGATCAATCGCGCCGTGCTGGAGGCGCAGGCGGCGTCGACGATGACGGAAGCGCTGCGCAACGTGCCCGGCATTACGATTTCCGCCGGCGAAGGCGGCAACATCGGCGACAACATCAATCTGCGCGGCTTTTCGGCGCGCACCGACATCTTCATGGATGGCTTCCGCGATCTCGGCCAATACACCCGCGATACTTTCAACGTCGAGGCGGTGGAAGTCCTCAAGGGGCCATCGTCGATGCTGTTCGGGCGTGGCTCGACCGGCGGCGTGATCAATCAAGTCAGCAAGAAGCCGGGCCTGAAGCCGGTCAGCGAAGTGACGGTGGGCGTGGGAACGGACGATTACTATCGCACGACAGTTGACTTGAACCGCGCTCTCTCGGACACTTCGGCATTTCGCGTCAATGCATTCGGCCAGAGCCTGCATTCCACCCGCGACGTGGTGGAAAACAAGGATTGGGGCATTGCGCCATCCTTGAGATTTGGTATCGGCACGCCCACCGAAGTCACCTTGTCGGGCCTGTTCCAGCGCAATGACGATACGCCGGATTTCGGCTTCCCGCTGGTGACGACGAATGGCGCCGGCACGGTGCGCAAGCCGGTCAATGCGCCCGCGAACCGCTTTTACGGGTATACCGA
This window harbors:
- a CDS encoding DEAD/DEAH box helicase translates to MSFSQLGLSEAIVRAVTEYGYTTPTPIQQQAIPAVLAGGDLLAGAQTGTGKTAGFTLPILHRLSAVSRAEGARRPIRALVLTPTRELAAQIGDSVKTYGKYVKLNSAVIFGGVNINPQVTLLKQGVDILVATPGRLLDHLQQGTMKLDQVEILVLDEADRMLDMGFIHDIKRVLALLPKKRQNLLFSATFSDEIKALTDRLLDNPAMIEVARRNATADIVTQKIHPVDRNRKHALLAHLIKEKNWFQVLVFTRTKHGANKLVEQLGKEDISAMAIHGNKSQAARTRALAEFKSAKLQVLVATDIAARGIDIDQLPQVVNYDLPNVPEDYVHRIGRTGRAGASGEAVSLVCVDEHDMLKGIEKLIKQNLAREVVAGFEPDPNARPQPIQLRSEDHQRGGGGRNGGRNGGGGGGGRQGAGGKPRSAQPGQPGQSQGQRKPAGPRPDQGAAPRPASPHRSGGRGR